Proteins from a single region of Bos indicus x Bos taurus breed Angus x Brahman F1 hybrid chromosome 29, Bos_hybrid_MaternalHap_v2.0, whole genome shotgun sequence:
- the LOC113886354 gene encoding pregnancy-associated glycoprotein 2-like, producing MKWLVLLGLVALSECIVIIPMTKMKTLQEVVLEEIKPKYFLEEQSYSLSQETTLDHKFSSHPLRKILNMAYVINITIGTPPQEFRVIIDTSSSDLWVSSIYCQSPSCCKHLRYNPKASSSFQSGDGKHINLRYGCGRIMGVLATDTVQIGRLIAKSQTLVLSMNQLSGALEHASYDGIMGLAQPSLAIHGTTPIFDNLNKNRIIPEPVFAFFISSWPQKSSLLMLGGVDHAYHKGALKWVPVTQTHLWQIAVDRISMNKKVIACSGGCQAILDVGSSFLFGPTDRVRSIQRSINPSPLQNEQQLILCNSTMTLPPVIFTINGMDFPMSRKYYIQKVSKDICFITFNGGTEYISPSETWVLGDIFLRAYFTVFDQSKNKIGLAPSV from the exons ATGAAGTGGCTTGTGCTGCTCGGGCTGGTGGCCCTCTCAGAGTGCATAGTCAT AATCCCTATGACGAAGATGAAGACACTTCAAGAAGTGGTCTTGGAAGAAATCAAGCCAAAATATTTCCTGGAGGAACAATCTTATAGCCTGTCCCAGGAAACTACTCTTGACCACAAGTTCTCATCTCATCCCCTGAGGAAAATCTTGAAC ATGGCCTACGTCATCAACATCACCATTGGAACACCCCCTCAAGAGTTCCGAGTCATCATTGACACCAGCTCATCTGACTTGTGGGTTTCCTCCATCTACTGTCAAAGTCCCTCCTGCT GTAAACACTTGAGATACAACCCTAAGGCATCCAGCAGCTTCCAGTCCGGCGATGGGAAACACATCAACCTCCGTTATGGATGTGGAAGGATAATGGGAGTTCTTGCCACTGACACTGTTCAG ATCGGGCGACTTATTGCCAAGTCGCAGACATTAgtcctcagcatgaatcagctcaGTGGGGCCTTGGAACATGCATCTTATGACGGCATCATGGGCTTAGCCCAACCCAGCCTCGCCATCCATGGGACCACCCCCATCTTCGACAACCTGAATAAAAACAGAATCATTCCTGAGCCTGTCTTTGCCTTTTTCATAAGCAG CTGGCCGCAGAAGAGCAGCTTGCTGATGCTTGGTGGGGTGGACCATGCCTACCACAAGGGAGCTCTCAAGTGGGTACCGGTGACCCAAACCCACTTGTGGCAGATAGCCGTGGACCG CATCTCCATGAACAAAAAAGTGATTGCTTGTTCCGGCGGATGTCAGGCCATTTTGGATGTCGGGAGCTCATTTTTGTTTGGCCCAACTGACAGAGTCAGAAGCATCCAGAGGAGCATCAACCCCAGCCCCCTCCAGAATGAGCAG CAATTGATTTTGTGTAACAGCACCATGACCCTGCCTCCTGTTATCTTCACCATCAATGGCATGGACTTCCCAATGTCCCGTAAATACTACATCCAGAAG GTTTCTAAAGACATCTGCTTTATAACCTTTAATGGGGGCACAGAGTACATTAGCCCCTCAGAGACCTGGGTCCTGGGTGACATCTTCCTGAGAGCATATTTCACAGTTTTCGATCAGAGTAAAAACAAGATTGGCCTGGCTCCCTCAGTGTAA